Proteins from a single region of Amblyomma americanum isolate KBUSLIRL-KWMA chromosome 10, ASM5285725v1, whole genome shotgun sequence:
- the LOC144108161 gene encoding kelch domain-containing protein 3-like → MWTVRLGGVPEGACYTSVSINGKIYSFDPDREDVDRTTRESVEVYVFDPATCQWNQLQTQSLPDGSPWHNNYSRTVVAYGDSAYLWSSRDYIERGSAVYRFDTRTMAWSLLEVSGIWPEFRFGQTACLVGSRVYLYGGWPVDGPPTPQIDFLDLKTLRWHTVPTRGELPENTMYHSASAIGDRMYVWGGALVLSGRGTAYSSSLVYLDTSTSTWVRPRVDGFPPEGREDHATFVYNGELYVFGGLDFDRDRYFGIIHKYSPERSSWSVVTPKRSGPSARRFPGCCVIDNLLFVFGGRGLKSYATVEQWMQSSAEETSELCEEALTDMHLLDFCPTLKTMCLMAVIDARVHVGHLPPAIKKEVSALTRYSSTSPSSQPAGSS, encoded by the coding sequence ATGTGGACGGTGCGGCTGGGAGGCGTGCCGGAAGGCGCATGCTACACGTCTGTCTCCATTAATGGCAAGATCTActcgttcgaccccgaccgcgaggACGTGGACCGCACCACACGCGAGTCCGTCGAAGTCTACGTATTCGACCCTGCGACCTGCCAGTGGAaccagctgcagacgcagtcccTTCCGGACGGGAGCCCCTGGCATAATAATTACAGCCGCACGGTCGTCGCCTACGGTGATAGCGCTTACCTCTGGAGCAGCCGGGATTATATCGAAAGGGGTAGCGCAGTTTACCGCTTCGACACCAGAACGATGGCATGGAGTCTTCTGGAAGTGTCTGGCATATGGCCAGAATTTCGGTTCGGCCAAACTGCATGCTTGGTCGGCAGCCGAGTCTACCTCTATGGTGGATGGCCGGTGGATGGCCCACCCACGCCGCAGATAGATTTCCTCGACCTGAAGACATTGCGCTGGCATACTGTGCCAACCAGAGGCGAGCTTCCGGAGAACACCATGTACCATTCGGCGTCCGCCATTGGGGACCGTATGTACGTGTGGGGCGGAGCCCTTGTGCTCTCTGGCCGAGGCACAGCCTACAGCAGCTCTCTGGTGTATCTGGACACGTCCACCTCGACATGGGTGCGGCCCCGCGTCGATGGCTTTCCCCCCGAAGGGCGCGAAGATCACGCCACCTTCGTCTACAACGGAGAGCTGTATGTATTTGGAGGTTTGGACTTCGACCGGGACCGATACTTTGGCATCATCCACAAGTACAGCCCTGAGAGGTCCTCCTGGAGCGTAGTGACGCCGAAGCGGTCAGGCCCGTCGGCCAGGCGGTTCCCGGGCTGCTGCGTGATTGACAATTTGCTTTTCGTCTTCGGTGGTCGAGGATTGAAATCCTATGCAACGGTCGAGCAGTGGATGCAGTCTAGTGCAGAGGAGACTTCTGAACTATGCGAAGAGGCGCTGACGGATATGCACTTGCTAGACTTTTGTCCTACATTGAAGACTATGTGTCTGATGGCTGTCATAGATGCACGCGTGCATGTCGGCCACCTGCCGCCTGCCATTAAAAAGGAGGTCAGTGCACTCACAAGGTACAGCAGCACTTCGCCGTCATCTCAGCCTGCAGGCTCAAGCTGA
- the LOC144106730 gene encoding uncharacterized protein LOC144106730: protein MTCLLCIRDCCFLTVRTTHALGPLQSLTAATTPARMPQSPGPSKPRAASLPERRYHSSNTGMLNKIGVTPLVTPTKPIVIKHTVSAETGNENETDLQDSVLEVIQH from the exons ATGACATGCCTTCTTTGTATTCGCGACTGCTGCTTCTTGACCGTAAGGACAACGCATGCACTTGGCCCTTTGCAGTCTTTGACAGCGGCGACTACACCTGCTCGCATGCCCCAGTCGCCGGGGCCATCCAAGCCGCGAGCGGCCTCTCTGCCCGAGAGGCGATACCACTCGTCGAATACCGGGATGCTTAATAAG ATTGGTGTGACTCCTCTTGTGACGCCTACTAAGCCCATCGTAATCAAGCACACGG TTTCAGCTGAGACTGGTAACGAGAATGAGACG GACTTGCAGGACTCCGTGCTTGAAGTGATCCAACACTGA